In the genome of Elephas maximus indicus isolate mEleMax1 chromosome 6, mEleMax1 primary haplotype, whole genome shotgun sequence, one region contains:
- the TMEM185B gene encoding transmembrane protein 185B, translated as MNPRGLFQDFNPSKFLIYTCLLLFSVLLPLRLDGVIQWSYWAVFAPIWLWKLMVIAGASVGAGVWARNPRYRTEGEACVEFKAMLISVGIHLLLLMFEVLVCDRVERGTHFWLLVFMPLFFVSPVSVAACVWGFRHDRSLELEILCSVNILQFIFIALRLDRIIHWPWLVVFVPLWVLMSFLCLVVLYYIVWSLLFLRSLDVVAEQRRTHVTMAVSWITIVVPLLTFEVLLAHRVDGHNTFSYISIFVPLWLSLITLMATTFRRKGGNHWWFGIRRDFCQFLLEIFPFLREYGNISYDLHHEDSEDIEETSVPEAPKIAPMFGKKARVVITQSPGKYVPPPPKLNIDMPD; from the coding sequence ATGAACCCCCGGGGCCTCTTCCAGGACTTCAACCCCAGTAAGTTCCTCATCTACACCTGCCTGCTGCTCTTCTCCGTGCTGCTGCCCCTCCGCCTGGACGGCGTCATCCAGTGGAGCTACTGGGCCGTCTTCGCGCCCATATGGCTGTGGAAGCTCATGGTCATCGCGGGCGCCTCTGTGGGCGCAGGTGTTTGGGCGCGCAACCCTCGCTACCGCACCGAGGGGGAGGCTTGTGTGGAGTTCAAAGCCATGTTGATCTCCGTGGGCATCCACCTGCTGCTGCTCATGTTCGAGGTCCTGGTGTGCgacagggtggagagggggacCCACTTCTGGCTGCTGGTCTTCATGCCGCTCTTCTTTGTGTCCCCCGTGTCCGTGGCCGCCTGCGTCTGGGGTTTCCGACATGATCGGTCGCTGGAGCTGGAGATCCTGTGCTCTGTCAACATCCTGCAGTTCATCTTCATCGCTCTGAGGCTGGACAGGATTATCCACTGGCCGTGGCTGGTGGTGTTCGTGCCGCTGTGGGTCCTCATGTCCTTCCTCTGCCTGGTCGTGCTCTATTACATCGTCTGGTCGCTGCTCTTCCTGCGGTCCCTGGATGTGGTTGCGGAGCAGCGTAGAACACACGTGACCATGGCCGTGAGCTGGATAACGATCGTCGTGCCCCTTCTCACCTTCGAGGTCCTGCTGGCTCACAGAGTGGACGGTCACAATACATTCTCTTATATATCCATATTTGTCCCCCTTTGGCTGTCACTAATAACCTTAATGGCCACGACATTTAGGCGAAAGGGGGGCAATCATTGGTGGTTTGGCATTCGTAGagatttctgtcagtttctgcttgaaattttcccatttttaagAGAATACGGGAACATTTCATATGACCTCCATCATGAAGATAGTGAAGATATTGAAGAAACATCGGTTCCAGAAGCCCCTAAAATTGCCCCGATGTTTGGAAAGAAGGCCAGGGTAGTTATAACCCAGAGCCCTGGGAAATATGTTCCCCCACCTCCCAAGTTAAATATAGACATGCCAGATTAA